A stretch of the Aegilops tauschii subsp. strangulata cultivar AL8/78 chromosome 4, Aet v6.0, whole genome shotgun sequence genome encodes the following:
- the LOC109762152 gene encoding uncharacterized protein: MAAAATMTWHEELATLVGDTGVRLPAVAGGAAPAPNSAAAVGGGWYGEEEEGKVEEGWAQQARGFAESTAEMLRELGLGVWDVAAQSLAGAEDSELARRLRRPAAAAGKRLSFMNEYLPEDRDPVRCWVVVAAVAFVALLVLGVGSSDDTPVEQPKKLYISPPNAKRFQLPDGRHLAYEEKGISADRARFSLVAPHSFLSSRLAGIPGISSSLLEEFGARLVTYDLPGFGESDPHPGRNLNSSALDMLHLADALGIVDKFWVVGYSGGGMHAWSALRYIPDRVAGAAMFAPMANPYDSKMTKDEKRKIWDRWSTKRKLMHILARRFPSLLRLFYHRSFLSGKQGQPESWLSLSTGKKDKTLLEAPTFNTFWEKDVAESVRQGDAQPFVEEAVLQVSDWGFSLSDIQMQKKEDQGVFEFMKSLFSQAEREWVGFLGPIHIWQGMDDRVVPPSATEFARRMVPGATVHKLLDEGHFSYFCFCDECHRQIFSTLFGTPQGPLNPAPESSEVAPEPAEETSPAYEEVAEQEQETSGLA, translated from the exons atggcggcggcggcgacgatgaCGTGGCACGAGGAGCTGGCCACGCTCGTCGGCGACACGGGCGTGCGCCTCCCTGCCGTGGCCGGGGGCGCGGCGCCGGCGCCCAAttcggcggcggcggtcggggGCGGCTGGtacggggaggaggaggaggggaaggTGGAGGAGGGATGGGCGCAGCAGGCGAGGGGCTTCGCCGAGTCCACGGCGGAGATGCTGCGGGAGCTGGGCCTCGGGGTGTGGGACGTCGCCGCGCAGAGCCTCGCCGGCGCCGAGGACAGCGAGCTCgcgcggcggctgcggcggccggcggcggccgcGGGCAAGCGCCTCAGCTTCATGAACGAGTACCTCCCCGAGGACCGCGACCCCGTCAGGTGCTGGGTCGTCGTTGCCGCCGTCGCATTCGTCGCGCTCCTCG TGTTAGGTGTAGGAAGTAGCGATGATACCCCAGTGGAGCAACCGAAGAAACTTTACATAAGCCCCCCAAATGCTAAAAGATTCCAACTTCCTGATGGACGGCATCTGGCTTACGAAGAAAAAGGAATTTCAGCTGACAGGGCAAGATTTTCACTGGTTGCTCCCCATTCATTTCTTTCGTCAAGGCTAGCAG GAATCCCTGGAATCAGCTCATCCCTTCTAGAGGAATTTGGGGCACGACTTGTGACCTATGATCTTCCTGGTTTTGGTGAAAGTGATCCTCATCCAGGCCGAAATCTGAATTCTTCTGCATTAGACATGCTTCATTTGGCCGATGCCCTTGGGATTGTGGACAAGTTCTGGGTTGTAGGCTATTCTGGAGGTGGCATGCATGCTTGGAGTGCTCTGCGCTACATTCCTGACCGGGTGGCAG GTGCAGCAATGTTCGCCCCTATGGCAAATCCATATGACTCCAAGATGACCAAGGATGAGAAACGTAAAATATGGGACAGATGGTCAACTAAACGAAAACTAATGCACATTTTAGCTCGGAGGTTCCCATCACTATTACGCCTCTTCTATCACCGAAGCTTCCTTTCTGGAAAGCAAGGACAGCCTGAGAGTTGGTTATCATTGTCAACGGGAAAGAAG GATAAAACTTTACTGGAAGCTCCTACATTCAACACATTCTGGGAAAAGGATGTTGCAGAGTCTGTGCGCCAGGGAGATGCGCAGCCATTTGTCGAGGAAGCTGTGCTGCAAGTATCTGATTGGGGTTTCAGCTTGTCAGATATTCAAATGCAGAAGAAAGAGGATCAGGGAGTATTTGAATTTATGAAGTCTCTGTTCAGTCAGGCTGAACGAGAGTGGGTGGGATTTCTGGGCCCAATCCACATTTGGCAG GGAATGGATGACCGGGTGGTGCCCCCGTCGGCGACCGAGTTTGCCAGGAGGATGGTTCCAGGAGCCACTGTCCACAAGCTTCTCGACGAAGGCCACTTCTCATACTTCTGTTTCTGCGACGAGTGCCACCGGCAGATATTCTCCACCCTGTTTGGCACCCCGCAGGGCCCTCTCAATCCGGCACCGGAATCCAGTGAAGTGGCCCCGGAACCGGCGGAAGAAACAAGCCCTGCATACGAAGAAGTTGCAGAGCAGGAGC